The Aedes aegypti strain LVP_AGWG chromosome 3, AaegL5.0 Primary Assembly, whole genome shotgun sequence genome contains a region encoding:
- the LOC5573627 gene encoding kinesin-like protein costa: protein MDIPLKVVAKLSAPEKPDAVLDEKEEEEEDVVAAGGRKFRFSRVFRGEMDPREIYAETVAGVTESVLEGYDFSIVSFGDRESAKSFTLYANGACEGIVLCFVRDLFCQLGGHPERMYSVGVAWTEITSDGDVVDLLGVALMQCFTIEEIYGLLSLGLHNRNPDNHNILSLILEQQWTALNGLNQHRQSTISFCDLCGTEREMVEGKSVLKDSGLRKLEDIVHKRSDDYNESILTAFLKDSFGGRAQTLMLLCIKDVEGENGLRNLEFGDKAQEIVNHVVMNTFSDNNVPAVALNEDLAAGIVQPNYDGLYFASQQWSKLLKNAESLFNKIFNTCELSQQERSQIEEWLYLKAECDDCFSSTDISITAGNPPARVCLGPIEEIDEGDDTLQSSGKVNTSEQCNSDNESDSDICTHLTDMTDRIQGYMKNFQVKTNNIINEKYKDFFQAHPKMIDDMNEEIRQQEKKKQLAPVHNPARRKSIYDTESISSNELSLMSQLRSNSTTSLAPTPTVNSKRLDTLNNNLRITVAGIDSLHAQIEEIRRTISLKQKYITDLIENSETRSVAKSRFNKKKRNLEDEYEKAKKQLTRAVVNGADKKEINHLKGKTSQLEQRLKDLDSIRYIAGESGHKKKKLQQSIKDSHKQLEVLQKMLKKELDKKESIEKEIEVARKEKTSKVSAIQEISEGKSKIRNMNERISHIEHVLKEKSSNLKKYVNKKSEKDSLRQEIINLRRTRDHLLEQRCNLDKKIREDKMPSFDEERKLVECDEAIEAIDAAIEMKNELICGRKSIDTDESLQREKGEQMLMARLNKLSTDEMRTLLYKYFQKVVDLKENSKKLEVQFISLERERDTWEWQEKILTNAIRQTRLEKERSIIALQKQHETKLNLMLRHFAADTSASISSSIPDNALHPYSPTSDLVLSPGSSRYHHHHLAALDSDSEPASHSHSKHLAAHFKANVAAAASTVQPLAATSATAAAVVEKDRSKNKLFSKLQVLTRYHNDKRKIFAQTDIPQQNLKQLQISSRPSLTKVTREKNKIIIQNDGRK, encoded by the coding sequence ATGGACATCCCGCTGAAGGTGGTGGCGAAGCTTTCCGCCCCGGAGAAGCCAGATGCCGTGCTTgatgaaaaagaagaagaggaagaggaTGTGGTGGCAGCCGGAGGTCGCAAGTTCCGCTTCTCGCGTGTCTTCCGCGGCGAAATGGATCCTCGGGAGATCTACGCGGAAACGGTGGCCGGCGTGACGGAATCGGTGCTGGAGGGGTACGACTTTTCGATTGTTTCGTTTGGGGATCGGGAAAGTGCCAAGAGTTTCACGCTCTATGCGAATGGGGCCTGCGAGGGAATCGTGCTGTGCTTCGTGAGGGATCTGTTCTGCCAGCTGGGAGGGCACCCGGAGCGGATGTATTCGGTGGGGGTGGCCTGGACGGAGATTACGAGCGATGGAGACGTGGTGGACTTGCTGGGAGTTGCGCTGATGCAGTGCTTCACGATTGAGGAGATTTACGGGTTGTTGAGCCTGGGACTGCACAACCGGAATCCGGACAATCACAATATACTGAGTTTGATCCTGGAGCAGCAGTGGACGGCGTTGAATGGGCTGAATCAACATCGCCAGTCGACGATCAGCTTCTGCGATTTGTGCGGCACGGAGAGGGAAATGGTGGAGGGGAAAAGCGTTCTGAAGGATTCCGGATTGAGGAAGCTGGAGGACATTGTCCACAAGAGGAGCGACGATTACAATGAATCGATTCTGACGGCTTTCCTGAAGGATTCCTTCGGGGGAAGGGCTCAGACGTTGATGCTTCTCTGCATCAAGGACGTGGAAGGAGAGAACGGATTGAGGAATCTAGAGTTTGGAGACAAGGCGCAGGAAATAGTGAATCACGTGGTGATGAATACGTTTTCGGATAACAATGTTCCGGCTGTGGCACTGAATGAGGATCTCGCAGCGGGAATCGTGCAGCCTAATTACGATGGCCTGTACTTTGCCTCGCAACAGTGGTCTAAGCTGCTGAAGAATGCCGAGAGTTTGTTCAACAAGATATTCAACACTTGCGAGCTCAGTCAGCAGGAGCGAAGCCAAATCGAAGAATGGCTCTACCTGAAAGCGGAATGCGACGATTGTTTCAGCTCGACCGACATCAGTATTACTGCTGGGAATCCCCCGGCGAGGGTTTGTCTTGGCCCCATAGAGGAAATCGACGAAGGAGACGATACGCTGCAAAGCAGTGGCAAAGTCAATACAAGCGAGCAGTGCAATTCGGACAATGAAAGCGATTCGGACATCTGCACGCATCTGACGGACATGACCGATCGAATTCAGGGCTATATGAAGAACTTCCAAGTCAAAACGAACAACATAATCAACGAAAAGTACAAAGACTTCTTCCAGGCGCACCCGAAGATGATCGACGACATGAACGAGGAAATCCGTCAGCAGGAGAAGAAGAAACAACTGGCTCCGGTGCACAATCCGGCCAGGAGGAAGTCCATCTACGACACGGAATCCATCAGTAGCAATGAACTCTCGTTGATGTCCCAACTCAGAAGCAATTCTACAACATCCTTAGCTCCCACTCCAACCGTGAACAGCAAACGATTGGATACCCTCAACAACAACCTTCGCATTACGGTGGCAGGAATCGACTCCCTGCACGCCCAAATCGAAGAAATCCGACGCACGATTTCGCTCAAGCAAAAGTACATCACGGATCTGATCGAGAACAGCGAAACGCGCTCCGTAGCCAAGTCGCGCTTCAACAAGAAGAAACGCAATCTAGAGGACGAGTACGAAAAGGCGAAGAAACAACTCACGCGAGCCGTCGTCAACGGCGCAGACAAGAAGGAAATAAACCATCTCAAAGGGAAGACCTCCCAACTTGAACAGAGACTGAAGGACCTGGACTCGATTCGGTACATCGCCGGCGAGTCGGGTCACAAGAAGAAGAAACTACAACAATCGATCAAAGACTCGCACAAGCAGCTGGAGGTGCTGCAgaagatgctcaagaaggagcTGGACAAGAAGGAATCGATCGAGAAGGAGATCGAAGTGGCCCGGAAGGAGAAAACGTCGAAAGTCAGTGCCATTCAGGAGATTAGCGAAGGCAAGAGTAAGATAAGGAACATGAACGAAAGAATCTCACATATCGAACACGTGCTGAAGGAGAAATCGAGCAATCTCAAGAAGTACGTTAACAAAAAGTCTGAGAAGGATTCGCTGCGACAGGAGATTATCAATCTCCGAAGGACGCGGGATCATCTGCTGGAGCAGCGGTGCAATTTGGATAAGAAGATACGCGAAGACAAAATGCCATCGTTCGACGAGGAACGAAAGCTGGTCGAATGCGACGAAGCCATCGAAGCGATTGACGCCGCTATCGAGATGAAGAATGAACTCATTTGTGGCCGGAAGAGCATCGATACGGATGAAAGTCTCCAGCGTGAAAAGGGCGAACAGATGTTGATGGCCcggctgaacaaactttccacCGACGAGATGCGAACGTTGCTGTACAAGTACTTCCAGAAGGTGGTTGATCTCAAAGAGAacagcaagaagctagaagtgCAGTTCATCAGCTTGGAGCGAGAGCGGGATACCTGGGAGTGGCAGGAGAAGATCCTGACCAACGCCATCCGGCAAACCCGTCTAGAAAAAGAGCGCTCGATAATCGCCCTCCAGAAGCAGCACGAGACCAAATTGAATCTCATGTTGCGTCATTTTGCCGCCGACACGTCGGCTTCCATCAGCAGTTCCATCCCGGACAACGCGCTGCATCCCTACTCGCCGACCAGCGATCTGGTCCTAAGCCCAGGATCCAGTCGCTACCATCATCACCACCTGGCCGCGCTGGACTCCGACTCGGAACCGGCCTCGCACTCGCACAGCAAACATCTGGCCGCCCATTTCAAAGCCAATGTGGCCGCGGCGGCGTCCACGGTACAACCGCTGGCCGCTACCAGTGCCACCGCAGCCGCCGTTGTCGAGAAGGACCGCAGCAAGAACAAACTGTTCTCGAAGCTGCAGGTGCTCACGCGCTACCACAACGACAAGCGCAAAATCTTCGCACAAACGGACATCCCGCAGCAGAATCTGAAACAGCTGCAGATATCGTCCCGGCCCTCGCTGACCAAGGTGACCCGCGAGAAGAACAAAATCATCATCCAGAACGACGGTCGCAAGTAA